From a single Thermothielavioides terrestris NRRL 8126 chromosome 1, complete sequence genomic region:
- a CDS encoding glycoside hydrolase family 2 protein (CAZy_ID 269877) gives MTLHSVHTLSTGWEFKCDTDEKWLPVAEVPTNVHIDLMHHGLIPDPFEDTKELEVSWVAERTWHYRTTFPTPSDARTNGANIDLVFEGLDTFATVTVNDRVVLECDNMFVEHRVSVGELLAAETEAENTLEIVFAPARRRGLEIVAAHPEHDFIVHQTEVSRGPVRKAQCHWGWDWGPILLTCGPWKPVKLETYVSRIQDTRVNYDIHISQGAQPVVEATVHADVLGPAAEVVVELIMPGERVVTLRDRNGDVPGGASSWSYTSAKLSIEDPPLWWPRGYGPQHLCQLRVRSIAGDGVTILAEAQQAVGFRKVELIQEEDQFGRSFFFRINGVDVFSGGSCWIPADSFLPHISNQRYRDWIELLAEGNQNMVRVWGGGIYESDAFYAACDELGILVWQDFMFACASYPTYPDFLASVTTEAQQNVRRLRHHPSIVLWCGNNEDYQLIERYNLEYNFESDKDPLSWLKSTFPARYIYEYLLPNIVKAESPSAIYHPGSPWGNGTSTTLKVDPTVGDVHQWDLWNGEARPWQQLPQMGGRFVSEFGMVAYPHADSLERFVTDPAERYAGSRTMDFHNKAVVHERRLLAYVGENFRTEWAAAGGLAAFAHLTQVLQADALAAGYRAWRRQWGSRQGDGGGARRCGGVLVWQLNDCWPAVSWAIADYYLVKKPAYYAIKRALAPLAVGVSRKFHDWTTRPADELWRRNTGHVDPRRALTDIRFDVWVVSSRLESVRGKVRVRFVSVRTGQEVRQSIEKEVEVQPNGCTEVLEGCEFDWGEAVVPEPEHFVIYASLWLDGAQVSSDTSWPDPIKYLDFPDRGVEVKRVGQGLVEVTAKRPVKGFVFSERSGVHLDDNGFDLIPQEEPKVVRFEGTTEELAWTFVGR, from the coding sequence ATGACCCTTCATAGCGTCCACACTCTTTCCACCGGGTGGGAGTTCAAGTGCGACACGGACGAGAAATGGCTCCCCGTCGCAGAGGTTCCCACCAACGTACACATCGACCTGATGCACCATGGCCTGATACCGGACCCGTTCGAAGACACGAAAGAGCTGGAAGTCTCCTGGGTCGCCGAGCGGACGTGGCATTACCGGACAACATTCCCTACCCCGAGCGACGCGAGGACCAATGGGGCAAACATTGATTTGGTGTTTGAAGGGCTCGACACGTTTGCGACGGTGACGGTCAATGACAGAGTCGTACTCGAGTGCGACAACATGTTTGTTGAGCACCGAGTCAGCGTCGGCGAGCTTCTGGCCGCTGAGACTGAGGCGGAAAACACGCTGGAGATTGTGTTTGCGCCcgcgcgccgtcgaggtCTCGAGATCGTCGCAGCTCACCCAGAGCACGATTTCATCGTCCATCAAACCGAGGTCAGTCGGGGACCCGTTAGAAAGGCCCAGTGCCATTGGGGCTGGGATTGGGGCCCGATACTGCTGACCTGCGGGCCGTGGAAGCCTGTGAAGCTGGAGACGTATGTCAGCAGGATCCAAGACACTCGGGTGAACTACGACATTCACATCAGTCAGGGAGCACAACCCGTGGTCGAGGCTACCGTCCATGCCGATGTTCTTGGTCCAGCGGCAGAggttgtcgtcgagctgaTCATGCCAGGCGAAAGAGTGGTGACTCTGAGGGACCGCAACGGTGATGTCCCTGGTGGTGCGTCGTCATGGAGCTACACATCCGCGAAGCTTAGCATCGAGGATCCACCGCTATGGTGGCCCCGAGGTTACGGCCCGCAACACCTGTGCCAGCTGCGGGTGCGAAGCATtgccggcgatggcgtcACCATTCTTGCGGAAGCACAGCAGGCCGTGGGCTTCCGCAAGGTTGAGCTGATACAAGAGGAAGACCAATTTGGCAGAAGCTTCTTCTTCCGCATCAACGGGGTGGACGTCTTCTCTGGCGGCTCCTGCTGGATCCCAGCCGACAGTTTCCTTCCCCACATCTCCAACCAGCGGTACCGGGACTGGATCGAGCTCCTTGCCGAGGGAAATCAAAACATGGTGAGGGTCTGGGGAGGCGGCATCTACGAGTCCGACGCTTTCTACGCTGCCTGCGACGAGCTGGGCATCCTGGTGTGGCAGGACTTCATGTTCGCCTGCGCCTCATACCCAACCTACCCCGACTTCCTCGCCTCTGTCACGACAGAAGCGCAGCAGAACGTCCGCCGCCTTCGTCACCATCCCTCAATCGTCCTCTGGTGCGGAAACAACGAGGACTACCAGCTCATCGAGCGCTACAACCTCGAGTACAACTTCGAGTCGGACAAGGACCCGCTGTCCTGGCTCAAATCCACCTTTCCGGCACGCTACATCTACGAATACCTCCTGCCCAACATCGTCAAAGCGGagtcgccctcggcgatCTACCACCCCGGCAGCCCCTGGGGCAACGGCACCAGCACAACCCTCAAGGTCGACCCCACAGTCGGCGACGTGCACCAGTGGGACCTGTGGAACGGCGAGGCCAGGCCGTggcagcagctgccgcaGATGGGCGGGCGGTTCGTCAGCGAATTCGGCATGGTGGCCTACCCGCACGCCGACAGCCTTGAGCGGTTCGTCACGGACCCGGCGGAGCGATACGCAGGCAGCCGCACGATGGACTTCCACAACAAAGCCGTCGTGCACGAGCGCAGGCTGCTCGCGTACGTGGGCGAGAACTTCCGCACCgagtgggcggcggcgggcggcctggccgcgtTCGCGCACCTGACGCAGGTCCTGCAGGcggacgcgctcgccgccgggtaccgggcctggcggcggcagtgggGCAGCCGCCagggggacggcggcggtgcccgccgctgcggcggcgtgctggtcTGGCAGCTGAACGACTGCTGGCCCGCCGTGTCGTGGGCCATCGCGGACTACTACCTGGTCAAGAAGCCGGCCTACTACGCCATCAAGAGGGCCCTGGCGCCGCTCGCCGTCGGGGTGTCGCGCAAGTTCCATGACTGGACGACGCGGCCCGCGGACGAGCTCTGGAGGAGGAACACGGGCCATGTTGACCCGAGGAGGGCGTTGACAGATATCCGGTTTGATGTTTGGGTTGTCAGCTCGAGGTTGGAGAGCGTGCGCGGGAAGGTGAGAGTGAGATTCGTCTCGGTCAGGACCGGGCAGGAGGTGAGGCAAAGCATTGAGAAAGAGGTGGAAGTGCAGCCGAATGGTTGCACCGAGGTGCTGGAGGGGTGTGAATTTGATTGGGGCGAGGCAGTGgtgccggagccggagcacTTTGTGATTTACGCCTCGCTATGGCTGGATGGTGCTCAGGTGAGCAGCGACACCTCTTGGCCAGATCCCATCAAATACCTTGACTTTCCGGaccgcggcgtcgaggtcaaACGCGTCGGTCAGGGGCTGGTGGAAGTCACAGCCAAGAGACCGGTCAAAGGATTCGTTTTCTCCGAGAGAAGCGGCGTCCACCTCGACGACAACGGATTTGATCTTATCCCTCAAGAAGAGCCAAAAGTTGTGCGGTTTGAGGGCACCACGGAGGAGCTGGCATGGACATTTGTTGGTCGTTGA